Below is a window of Perca flavescens isolate YP-PL-M2 chromosome 12, PFLA_1.0, whole genome shotgun sequence DNA.
GTGTGAAGCACTCCTGTAAGTGACCGTTTTTACATACCTGATCAACAGATTGAGCTTTGACTCTGAAGTGAAACGAACAAGAACTAACACAAATAGGATAATTTATTCCCAGTGATAAAAATAGTCATGACCAATATAGACTACACACATTCTGCATACCTAATAAAAGTTTACATAGCATTCCACACCAGTCGTACCTTTCAGTAGAAGTACTCTTTTACATTCCTTACCTCAgaaaactgtaaataaacacCAAGAGACACTGACTACACAGGAATAACATTTTTCAGAGAAATAGAAGCCTTTGGGGTATTTGTAATTACATTAATCATTTAAAGAGATAATTGGAAGAAATCTAGAGGGCAGGAAATAAAGGGaaacgcacacaaaaaaaacaattctctTCAGTAAAACCTGGACTCTCCATCTTGTAACGTACACAATATCCCTCTAGGGGGCAGCATGCCTTCACTGCTGAGCCTCATACTGTACACTGGCACTCCCCAacactgttttaaaaaatgaaggGTGAAAAACTAACATAATTGAAAAGGTGAGACATACAGTTACATCAAAGTTACATTACTGAAACAACAGAACACACATTTTCTAAAAGTAAACCAACAAGTTACAACAAAATTAAAATTTGagttcaatatttaaaaaaaacagaagctgTTGTGAAGGGGAGATAAATCTGCTCGCACAGTTATGGTGGGTGTCCATATACACGTTTTCACGGATGGGATCGCACCCCTTCCCAGCATTGCACGCTAGTGGGCTCGCCACCAGTTTCTCTTTACTGACCACCATAGactaatattaacagtctacgCTGACAAGGAAAGAAAACAGTCGACACCCTCCTACAACTgcgatggctgcagctgattggatttCAAAACTGACCATAATAGCGGCTTGTTCTGAATACGCtgttattttatgaaaatagttcaccgaaacaagtttctgaaaacattttaagcaagaaataggccatgcagttgctgaatctgtcttcatttcagatcaacaaagctGAGTTTAAAAGATTTCCATCTTCAGCTTTTGAGAGGCGGCAAGCCGAGCCGGCCGCTCCTCATTTGTATAAAGCGACTCGACGCCCCACTTGTCCAAAGTCCACGCAAccctaccagaatgcattgcatgGCTGCTCCCATAGAGATGAATGGGAAGCAGGGAAATGACACAGACAATGGACACACACCATTACACTGTGGGGACTCGCCATGGTTGACAAAAAGCTGGTCCCCTCAAGGTAAACCATTTAAATGTTAGGGTTGAGAGTTGGTATATGGCGAAGTTAGTCATgtagtggttaaggttagggtaagtcCCCAATATATTCATTGATCTTTCATTGATATAAGTCAATGCAATGTCCTCCTAAGTaacaaaaacaagttttttgtgtgtgtatgcggtTCTGTATTATAGAGTTTGTGAGGACCAAAATGGGATTTAGATCTTATAAGTGAGGACACTATTGCGATTAGTTAAATTTTACCCAAACACTGTATATTGCTCAGTTAAAGAAAATATCTTCAATGTTACTCCAGTGAGCTAGCTAGTAAGCTAAGTGACTACAGTGATGTGGTTCTTAAGGTTTAAGCTTGCAGCTAGCAAGTTAGCTAGTTAGTTAATCATTTCTCATAAATAGAGATAAAGTTACCAACTTTCTCCTCTATCTAGTGTCACATTCTTGGTACCTCATTCACTCAAAGAAAAACATACATGAACTCTAACCCTCTATATTCAGCTTTAAACAGTTTTTCACACACTGACGTTGAAGTGACCTAGTTCTGGAGGTTTTCTGAGCCATGACCCCAGCCCCCCAGCCTGCATAGCGCTGGTAAACTGCTGCATCGCCCTTTGGTAGCGTCCGGCAGTCATCTTGGAAGCAGAATATGTCCCTGGAGTGGTGTCTGCAGCGTTAAACTGAGAAAGTAAGACAGAAACATGCTTCGCTGTCATAACGTAATAATCGAAATACACGTATTAAAAAATGAGATTTGTGCGTATTTTGCATTGTGCACAATAATATCCACTGTTTCTTTCAATTTGACTGTGGCGGAAGAAGTATTTAAAtcctttactgaagtaaaagtactaataccacaatgTGAAAATGATGCACTGCAAGATAAGTCCTGCAgaccttacttaagtaaaccAACCACTTTTCTGCCAACCTCCCTTCCTCCTGAGGAGGTGCAGTGTTTCCAGTCTCTGAGTATCTCCAACCCACCTgctgctgcagcctctgccagcGTGCGAACATGGAGCGCTTGCAGAGCTGTGACGGCGTCCCTGAGTCCTTCCTCCTTCCTGTGGAGGTGCTGATTTCCTCCAGGCCTCCGTCACCGCGGCTCCAGTTCATGCTGACGTTCGGCGCCTTCCCTGTCGGCCGAACCTCGCTGCTGTTCAGACCTGTGCCGAGAGAAAAAGTAAGGGGTGAGAACCGATAGGTGACAACTATTGGGTGGATTGCAATGACATTTCACACATtaatgttcccctcaggatgaattgtaataagtTTAGTGATCCTCTGGCTTTTCATCTCGcgtcatcatcaggtcaaaatattTGGGTTTaagaccaaatacctgcaaaactactGACATtaccatcagcctcagctgcttTAATGTTAGCATATTAACACACTGAAAATGATAAACATGCTAAACATTATACCAGCATGTTTGCATTAAGCTCaatggggtggcagtagctcagtccgtaaggagttgggttgggaaccagagggttgctggtttaagtcccagtacggaccaaagtacagagtgtggattggtagctggagagatgccagttcacctcctgggtacttccaggtgctcttgagccaggcaccgtacccccccccaactgctcagggcgttggtccagcactggcagccaaCTCACTCTGATatttctccatttgtgcatgaataggtcccgagcatgtgtgtgtatttcaggcctgtgtgtagtgatttcaaaaacagtgtaaataaacagtataaattattattattataaagcaCCACACTGCCTAAGTAGAGTCTCAGATAGCCACAATAACCCATACAAAACATAtgtgaaaatactccattacaaatacatttttacttaagttaaagtacagaaaaatgtaaataaagtattttaaatatcttgtttctttctttctttcttttcatctcAAATGAAACAAACTTTCTGTGTATCAAATCAGACCTACCAAACTGAGTGAATTAAATTGAACTGAGGAGCATTAATACTTGGTGTGTAAAACTTTTGGACCTACAgccgagcagcagttgctgtCGTCGGTACGGGAAGAGCAGGTTCTTGACGGGTGCGAGGCGCCGTGCCATGGCCCGGCCCAGGTGACCCGTGTGGTTGAGCGTCCCCACCGTCAGGCTGTGCAGGTAAACTGGCTCCACCAGGTGAGACAGGAGGGCCCCCTGGAGGCCCACAACGCTCCACCTGTTGagtcaaacactttttttttaaaccgggCAGAGTTGCAGTATGATGCCGGTTTGACAGCTTTTCAGCTGAGAAGATTTTCACTCAGGGCTCATTAATGTTTGACCGGCGTTTGACTGTCTAGACTGCAGAAAGCTGTTACTCTGCTGTATGAACTGAgtgaatacagtatatctggGAGCAATCAGATCTGGTGAGATGTGTCAGGttgtaaacaaaccaacagtTTATCCAGATTACCTTTTGGCTTGTAAACCACTTTATTCGGAGGTGAAAGTTAAAGTGATTGTAACTAAAATGTTGGTAATAATCCCTCATAGCACAAGAAAACTGTACAGTAAGTATGATAGGTCAAGGTTAAAGTCATTTATATCTGTGATGGATGTTTACAACACAGTTTCTATCAATCATAATTGGTCTAaatcacgtgtcaaactcaaggcccgcggaaCAAATCCAGCCCGTtgcagattatgatccggcccgcatatcaatctaggttcacaatagattttggcccacctagttgtgcgccaaaaccaaaaacaaggtaaaaagtgttttttttaactgtgttacgctacactcaaagcagaatttggcagatttgccgactctgagactcagaaattccaaATATAGGCAGAAAGACTGTTGTAAAAAATTGttgtttgcttgatttgctaaattctatgatggctaggGAACATTTATGCTGACTTATGTAGTGCTTTATGTcaacaaaaaagccacaaaaagcatgaaaaaaatgtcagaaaaggcaagaatttaaataaaaaggtgacaaaaacaccTGAGAAAGCCATAAAGAAGTCGGGGGGgaaataaaacatacaaaaatgagTACAGCGCTACagcaatgtcaaaaaaagtgacgtgctgtaatacagtcaaagatatttgacattttcaatgaaacaaaagacagtcaataaactctccatgtctggcccttgaagtgattctctttttccagtgtggccctctgggaaaatgagtttgacacccctggtctaaATGATAAAACTACAGAAACAAGACACAAGTTGTGACAAACTGAAATTATTCTATTTCTTTGGTAAATAATGCATACACATTTTATGACACTATCAACTAAAATTCCAacactgtattttattaaatattagaaCACACCTTCCAGGCCTGATTATAAACTCACTTTGCCATCTTGTCAGTGCAGGACATGGTGACGGGAGGTTTGCCCGGTGCCGCACCGGTCCAGTTCACATTGGCCATTGGCGCTGTGATGGGCAGCGTCCCCTCGCCTCCGTCCACCTTCACCCTGAGGTGACAGTGGAATCTCCTGCTGGGATCTGACATCAGAAGTAACAGAAGATGGAGACTTAGGGGCCGACACACAAAGCAGACGGCAGAGAACTAGATGTGAGGCGTCACCAGAGTTGGGTTTCGTCGCCTCACGTCTTCTTCTGTCGCCTGTGTGTCTTGGCCAAAAAGTTGTACTTGAACACATCGCAAAAATACCTTTTCTAAGATCTTTGGCGGGAATATTAGTACCTACTTTTGTTCCTACATTACCCAGAATGCTCAGGATTTTCACAGACTGGTTGTGAATGTTATTTTTATAAAGTTCTTCTTATTCACACCAAACACtgtcctgtagctgtaataTTTCCTATGACGCTCCTTCTGCTGAGAAGATGgattctatgttttttttttaactcttttgATGCATAAAGGAGCTGCTGAAATGTTGACGTGGATGGCATTTTATTCAGTCATCTACAAGAAGAGGAAATTAagtaaattaattaatgttttcaCAGGCTAAAGTGTTTTATGATGGATTTGTCCtttgaaaaaataatgaaaCTGTCTGAGGTTAGTGGTTTGTGCAGCAGCTGCGAACAGAATATAAATAGCTGCAGAACAAATAGATTATGAAAGGTAAATGTGTCCacaacaaagaacaaaaaaaaacaaggtgcAAATTTGCATCTAGATCAGGTACAGAAGCAGAAATGTTAGCTTTCTTGACATATTTAACAGAGACAAAACAACATGAGTCGGTATCATTTATCATCGCCATCGTCTAAATGTGTTGGTCTCACATGCAGCTGTGGTCTCGTAGGGACAGTTGAGTCGAGCGTCTCCGCACGGCGATGAGCTGACGTACATGTGGAAGAGGACGCCGTCCTGCAGTCGGAAGCCACCGCCGCCTTTATTTGGTACGAAGATCGACTGTTCCTCACTGTCTGCTGGCTCACTTCGAAGAGGAAAGACGCCGAGAAGTTCAACATAAGACAGAGACAGGGTGAAAGAAACAAGACCAACAAAAGACAAGGTATGAAACAGTATGAAACTGTGCCCTTTTTAATAATTACTTATTTATTAATCAACCCTTGCAGATAAAGTTCACTGTGGGCATTGGGACCCTAAAATATTTAAGAATCCCCCATTTCGTTCTCTGTGACATTAAGTTGTTGTGACTTAAATGAAAGTTAGAGAAAGAACTTTAGTTAGAAATTAATCTAACTCAGCTAATCTGCTCCAAATGTGCTCGGAGCTGAGATTCACAGATGGCGTAGGGAAGTTCGAGATTTGGGAAGTGTGGACAATAATAGAAAATACAGAATTATGCAAGCCTTGTACTCTAAATTAAAGCAGTTTAATTACCCTGAAGGCAAATTCTCcacaaaggaaaacaaaatacttattTCAAGTTCTGGGATGAGGAGCTTACCGGAGCAGCAGCTCTAGCTGAGCATACAGGAATCGAACCAGCGCCCTCCGGCTTACGACTTCAGCGTGGCAGTCGCTGAGGGTACCACCGTGGTCACTCACGTTGTCCGAGTCCAGACACTTAGTCCCCGTAGCCAGAGACACAACCTGCGCCGATCTGAGGTCAAACCCTGGAAAAGAAACGGAGGATGTGGGAAAAGTCAGGCAGGAAAATGAAGacgaggcctcacgatacgatatcatcacgatacttatatcacgatacgatattatcgcgattttaaagatattgcaatattctgaaatatattgcaatgtattaccttttttccaacttcaaatttttccaaatttcaaaaaaatgtccccaaaggaaaatgttgtcaacatctgttttatctaaaaagatacatctgtctgttcatctcacttcaattttattgctgcaaaatgggattgtcaagcagacaaactgaccaacacatatatcataaaagatcgatacttggcgtctgtgtatcgatacagtattgccacaaaaaatatcgcgatactatgctgtatcaattttttccccccacccctaatgaAGACGGTCCTCCCCTTCGAAAAATGTCCACATACAGTaagtcgtttgttcaagcagcaataacgacttatatttatgtttataggGACGTcgccattgccagaccttcctccacagcgctgcggaggagggtctggcgagtccacgcagcattctgggatgggagaaaaacatgctctggtttattgccatttctttaaaccaatcacaatcgtcatgggagGTGCTGAGCGCAGCACGGAGCCACCGTGCTCAGATTTTTGGTGACTTGTTGAGCAAATAATTGCCTCTCTGATGAAAAAGGGAACAAGACGTTAAACATGATGCAGTTAAAACAAGACGCCTCATTTGACTCTTGGAACAAGACATTTCCTCGCCGTCCCATCATATCCAGAACGCTTACTGGCTGAGACGGGCTGATGAAAAGTGTATGACTAAACAATCACTCCAACGCCTCAAAAACATGCTGTTGTGCTGCAATCTGGCCTCATCAGAGACTCACAGGACGGTAAAGACGACTGTCTGATGCGCGGGGTAATTTGAGGTATCTCGTTTGTTTGATTTGCACATCTTCATGTAAGAGAGACTCGGATGCTCGTGAACTGTCCCGACTGCTTAAAATGACGAGTGGCAAAACATTTTTCATCCCCGTTTTTAAAGCGAAGCAAAGATCTGTTGCTTTTCATGATTTTCATCAAAAAACCATCATGGGCGATATATTGTAACATCTTAGTCTTTGAATTTCAGCTGATAGAGTCAGAACTCTTTTAAGGGCaactttggtatttttcaacctggaccctatttttttccaaggtttttGTGCCTAAgtaactgatgggaacaacaatcttttaaagttggtccagtattgaacAAAACTGCTTCAGTCGGGACTCGGCagtggcgaaacaagctacaatgtaagttattgGGCAAtttacgtccactaaaagtgctgtttttgccattaaaaatgttcagattattattctaagagtctgacagcattatggaaaggatccctacagagacagaccatttaaaaaaaaaaagtaagatactttttgtttacataaaaacatcccTGGAATATCTATCGCAAAACCCACCAGACGccattaaaataaacaatacttttagcgtgtagagagccagcatattttcacatgtaaatgggtgaattaagggtttatttcaaccaaatcaGATGGATCAGaggaaagacgaaccaagacggctttttgattgattttgagatttattttgttactgtcgactttgaatgaagtgttttttacaatgataaaaatactgttaatttaaatggagtctggttggGTTCGGCGATAGCAATTGCCCAATAACTACCATTATTTATTAACACATCCCAGAAGTTACCGAGCAACATAATCATTAATTTATCAGGCTGATGTTGTGTAGTATGTTTCCGACAAAATCCCCCCTCAACCTCATCCTGTCACATCCAAGTTTTGAGCGTTGTGTCCCCACCACTCACCTCTGGTCATTACAATCCCTGCCAGGACCTTGTGGCGGGCTTGTGAGGAGGTAGAGAAACAGccgtctgtcagctctgagTATTTCTCTTTCACCAGGTGGAAAATCGACTCTGCGAAGAACTGCAGAAAAAGAAATGGAGGAGACAGTGTCTAAAGAGTGGAAGATGCATATTAAACGTCTCATTCTCACCCCTTATCTGAATTTTACATAAGCTTATTCAGGATTATTCATTAATATTCTGACTATGGTTGGTTAGCGATTTTGCCTCATCGGTTATTATTGTCTCTCTTActtcttttgttctttctttattttccatgttttgCTATATTGCTATACCGGAGTACGTTGAGTTTCAAATACCATTTGAGCATTCAAAACTTacaaaatatcccttttaaagttAATTTAGAGACGATaaaacttttttaatttatttgcaaTTAATCATGATTAAATGTTTCAACCGATTGAGTCCTTGTTTctatattttacataaaaagTTGTTTGGAGAATCTGCGTGCTGTAGtctgtttaaaaatgtaaatttaaacCTGAGGACATTGTGACTTCTGTGTCGTATTTTTCTCCACACAACAGCTACGAAAAACACACCGAAATCTTTGTCTGCAGGGATGCACTAACAGCTGTGACATTCGCCTGGACCACGATAGAAAATCTCTGACAGTCTGTCAGTGATGGCCGAGAGTTTTCTCACTCTAAACTCCCCCAGTCTGCAGAGGAAGAGCTGTAATATTCATACTTGTCAAAATATGTCTAATTATATTTTTTGGCTGTCATTCTTTTTGGGGGGAGTTACAGTTAGTTGCACTAATACAGAAAGGTTCACCGAAGTGCCAAGAGGACCATCACAAATACGTGTGGAGAATTAATAAGAGGAGGACCAGGGGTGCCTTTCACAAGATCATATCATATGGATGGCATTTATGTACCACTTTAAAATAGTCTTAACAACCACTGAAAGCccttcacacacactgtagGCTGCTTTACAGACTGAATGTTGTTTTGGTCTGAATTAGCTATGAGCAGAGTTTGAACCTGTGTGAGGAAACCGTATTGGATTTCAAGTCTAATGCCTTAACCACTCAGCCATCGCAGCTGTTTAGCACATTAATAGATGAGAATTAAAAATATTGCCATTCCAACCACAAttcgatcttctcatctcagGCATTGACTCTGAAACAACCCTTCTGTGACCTGATTTCTCAGGTCCTCATTCATCCTCACTTAAGTATCACCGCTTCTCTCACAACTGAATCGACATATAAATTAGTCATATGGGATGCAGACATGTTTAAGCATAAACTATAATCGCACTGTCCAAGGATGTGTGATAACGTACTGTAAGTCTAGCATGAAGGTTATTTCAcaacatgtaggcctacaatatttatataaatctgttgaatctgctttattttataaatcccAAGAATGTTGGCATAATAAATCTGTACAGAAATAACATCCACTATGAGTAGGGTTTGAACCTGCGCACGGAAACCCCATTGGATTTCAAGTCCAACGC
It encodes the following:
- the LOC114566021 gene encoding double-stranded RNA-specific editase B2 translates to MERSERDLKGKSKRKRRRRCKGKGTSSLEVKENEDDKSQVDCDLLRKYHPSTFCATFPKRGPRALKRKQPLADGKDRLLYQSHLTCKRAAWAVAHKNALVQLNELRPGLRYELMSKTGPLHAPVFSVGVEVNGFHFEGRGPTKKQAKMRAAELALRSFIQFPNASQAHASMGNFTSTPADFTADKLDIPDAFLKEFEPSLFENCDLLHCNTAKNEVFYSIYNHRRLVRLTLDFFSTNPKRQALSSSLLGRLSPVALLNELRPGLRYMCLTERVHGRPMRRFVMVVRVEGRVFEGCGHSKRLAKAQAAAAALQSIYNVTLGPERKGMGLHGSRAKHQLPQFFAESIFHLVKEKYSELTDGCFSTSSQARHKVLAGIVMTRGFDLRSAQVVSLATGTKCLDSDNVSDHGGTLSDCHAEVVSRRALVRFLYAQLELLLREPADSEEQSIFVPNKGGGGFRLQDGVLFHMYVSSSPCGDARLNCPYETTALLYASKELKKKHRCHLRVKVDGGEGTLPITAPMANVNWTGAAPGKPPVTMSCTDKMAKWSVVGLQGALLSHLVEPVYLHSLTVGTLNHTGHLGRAMARRLAPVKNLLFPYRRQQLLLGCLNSSEVRPTGKAPNVSMNWSRGDGGLEEISTSTGRRKDSGTPSQLCKRSMFARWQRLQQQFNAADTTPGTYSASKMTAGRYQRAMQQFTSAMQAGGLGSWLRKPPELGHFNV